The Dissulfuribacter thermophilus nucleotide sequence CTGTTTTAAAATTAGGAGAAAAGGCCCTGGCATCCGGCCTAAAGACGAGAAAAAGTATGGCTGCCTTTCCGCCGCTACTGACAATCTCATTGAGTTCCTCTACATGCCGTCTTCCTCTAGAGGTAGGAGCATCTGGAAATAATGCAACACCATCTCCATTGGCAAGGGTACATCCCTTGACTTCGAGCATACAGCTAGAGCCGTCCTTGAGTTGAACCATATAGTCAAATCTCGTACCGTGGCCATACTTCACCTCAGGGACAAGGCTTACCAATGATTCAAAAGGGGACAATTTAGGGTCCAAAAGTATTGTCTGAGATATTGGTCTATGAAGCGAAGAGTTTACAAGTATCCAATGTTTTTTATGTTGGGCAAACATCAAATCAAATCTGGTCTTTCGCCCCTTTGTCTCTTTTGCAGGTGTAATGAGGACCTTGTTTCCAGGATATAAGAGCTCTTTAAGCCTTCCTGGATCATGAATATGACACTTCACCAGATTCCCGTTATAGTCTACGATTCCGAGGAATCTATTGGGTCTTTCTTTGAAGATTGCCTGATCTAGTGGCCTATCAAAGGGAAGTAATCGATGCCCCTTACCCTGATTCAAAGATCTCTTCTCCAATGCCAAATCTTTTTATTTCCGCATCTGAAGGCCTCAGATAAAGAGGATCCAATTCATGAGGCAATTGACCCTTGGGATCTTGCAATAGCTTCCTCATGCCCAAGATTCCAATTAGGCCAGGCCTTACGGGCTTGACAGTATTTTTGAAAAGCGTGACAGTATCAAAACCTAAAGATTTTATTAAACTTTCGAACAAATCGCCATACTGCCTTAGGCCATCTCCCAACAAGATGCACTTTTCACCCCTTGGCAGCCTTTCAACCAATAGCTCTGGTCTGATTGCAAGATAAGGACTAATTCGCCTGGGCCCATGTTCTGTCATTTTATAAATGGCAGTAAATACCTGTCGCTTTTTAGCATCTATAATGGGGCAAATGAGCGTATTAAGCTCACATATCACGTCTTCTACAATCGCATCTAATGAGGGCACGCCAACTATTGGTATCCCCATGGAAAATGCTATTGCCTTGGAGGAAGCAACCCCGATCCTTAGACCTGTAAAGCTTCCAGGTCCTATACCAACGGCCACTGCATCCACAGATGAAAAAGTGAGTTCAGTGAGATCCAGGGCATTGTGTATCGCGGGGACAAGGCTCTTTGAATAGGTGGCCATTATGTTGAAGGAAAGCTCCAAACGTATCTCTTGATCTTCAACAATGGCCACCCCGCCCACTCTTTGAGAAGTATCAATGGCTAAGACAAGCATCTGATTTTGCCGTGCAGGATTTTAGGTCTAAGGCTTCAATGGATTTGGAGCCAAGCCCAATAACCTCAAAATATCATTATAAAAGACAATGAACATAAGGGTGCCGAGGATAAAAAAACCAATCCTTTGGGCAAACTCCATCTGTCTCATTGTCAGGGGCCTTCCGATGACTGCCTCTATTAGATAGAAAAAGAGGTGTCCTCCATCAAGCACTGGGATAGGCAATAGATTCAAAAAACCAAGATTGATACTCAAAAGGGCCATGAAATAAAATAGATTTAAAAGTCCAAGCTCTGCCTGTTGACCAGCCATCTGGGCAATAAGAATTGGCCCACCAAGACTCGAAAGGGGAACAGTCCGCTCGAATATCTTCAAGAATCCTTTCACAGTCAAGGCTATGAGGTCCCATGTCCTCTCAAAAGCAAGGAGAGTCCCTTTTATTGGATTGACGTTTTCAACTCTCAGGTTACCAGCAGCCGTAACACCTATGAGGGGTACCTTAACCTCTTCTCCAAATACATTTTTTACAGTATTGATCTTTGGAGTTACAGTGATTGAAAATTGTTGGCCACCCCTTTCAACAACTAGCTTAAGCGGCCTTTCTCCCATAGATTTGATCTTCTCTGAGACCTCTTCCCATGTATCAATGGGAATATCATTTATCATCAAAATCTTGTCTCCTGGCTTCAGACCAGCAGCCATGGCTGGGGAATCCGGGGTAACTTCTCCAATTACTGGGAGGAGAACCGGATTTCCATATAATACCAATATGAAGAAAAATACCACCCAAGCAAACAAAAAGTTGCTAAGGGGACCTGCTGCAACTATAAGAGCCCTCTGCCACACAGGACGATGGGAAAAAGAACCTGGCAAATCCTTTGGAGACACCTCTTCATCAGGCTGTTCCCCAAGCATCTTCACAAATCCACCTAAAGGGAAAAGTGATATGCAATAATCTGTTCCATTTTTTATTATGCCAAAAATCCTTGGACCAAACCCAATGGAAAACTTGAGCACCCTTACACCAAAGCCCCTTGCTACTAGGAAATGCCCAAGTTCGTGGACCAGTATGAGACCGCTAAGGACTAGTATAAAAGCCCAAATGGTAGTTATCATAGACAATATCCTCCAAATTATACGGTGTACAGTTTAGCTCTCAGTTCTTCCAATCATATCTTCAGCATAAAGTCTTGCGAGGCT carries:
- the sfsA gene encoding DNA/RNA nuclease SfsA produces the protein MNQGKGHRLLPFDRPLDQAIFKERPNRFLGIVDYNGNLVKCHIHDPGRLKELLYPGNKVLITPAKETKGRKTRFDLMFAQHKKHWILVNSSLHRPISQTILLDPKLSPFESLVSLVPEVKYGHGTRFDYMVQLKDGSSCMLEVKGCTLANGDGVALFPDAPTSRGRRHVEELNEIVSSGGKAAILFLVFRPDARAFSPNFKTDPDFSRALLECVKGGVWIFIKKICFQRGWFVYTEEIRLLGGIL
- the tsaB gene encoding tRNA (adenosine(37)-N6)-threonylcarbamoyltransferase complex dimerization subunit type 1 TsaB codes for the protein MLVLAIDTSQRVGGVAIVEDQEIRLELSFNIMATYSKSLVPAIHNALDLTELTFSSVDAVAVGIGPGSFTGLRIGVASSKAIAFSMGIPIVGVPSLDAIVEDVICELNTLICPIIDAKKRQVFTAIYKMTEHGPRRISPYLAIRPELLVERLPRGEKCILLGDGLRQYGDLFESLIKSLGFDTVTLFKNTVKPVRPGLIGILGMRKLLQDPKGQLPHELDPLYLRPSDAEIKRFGIGEEIFESG
- the rseP gene encoding RIP metalloprotease RseP, producing the protein MITTIWAFILVLSGLILVHELGHFLVARGFGVRVLKFSIGFGPRIFGIIKNGTDYCISLFPLGGFVKMLGEQPDEEVSPKDLPGSFSHRPVWQRALIVAAGPLSNFLFAWVVFFFILVLYGNPVLLPVIGEVTPDSPAMAAGLKPGDKILMINDIPIDTWEEVSEKIKSMGERPLKLVVERGGQQFSITVTPKINTVKNVFGEEVKVPLIGVTAAGNLRVENVNPIKGTLLAFERTWDLIALTVKGFLKIFERTVPLSSLGGPILIAQMAGQQAELGLLNLFYFMALLSINLGFLNLLPIPVLDGGHLFFYLIEAVIGRPLTMRQMEFAQRIGFFILGTLMFIVFYNDILRLLGLAPNPLKP